The genomic stretch CCCAGAGGTCGTAATGGAAGCGCTGGCGCGGTTCGGGGTGCGGTTCGGTGGCTTGCAACCACAACCGGGGCACTCGCCCGTGCGGATCGGTGATCATGTCTTCGACGAGCGCATCGCGCGAGCCGGCCAACACCACGGCCCAGAACTCGCCGACGGCGCCGTGCGAACTTGCATCCAGGACCACGCCTAGTTCGGTCAGCACCCGCGGGTCGGCGGCGATCCCCTTCGCTGCCGCGATCTGACTGATCTGCGCCGCGAGGTTAAGATCTCTCTCAGTGACCGCTCCAACGTCGTGACTCATCAACCGCACGTCCAGGTACGGGTAACTCAGGCTCAGGTCTGGATGGTGATTGGCTGCCTCCGCGGCCACGGTGATGTCAGCGACGAGCGCGGCGCCGGTCACGAAGTCGCC from Cumulibacter soli encodes the following:
- a CDS encoding 4a-hydroxytetrahydrobiopterin dehydratase; translated protein: MGQLTATEIRAADLPDWRYLARELHARFRTGDFVTGAALVADITVAAEAANHHPDLSLSYPYLDVRLMSHDVGAVTERDLNLAAQISQIAAAKGIAADPRVLTELGVVLDASSHGAVGEFWAVVLAGSRDALVEDMITDPHGRVPRLWLQATEPHPEPRQRFHYDLWVAEDTLDERIAAALTAGGVIVDDQHAPAFVVLADPEGNKVCLCTQAGRG